The nucleotide sequence GGAGTTCAACGGGTGCACGTCGGGAGACGTGCGCAGATGGAAAAAAAAAGACGCGCCCCTTCAGGGGCGCGCCTCTACGTACAACGCTCAAAAAGCCACACCACGCGGAGAACACCCGCGGCGGTGCGGCTCAGGCTCATTTGGAGCCGAAGGTCTGATTGAAGTCCGGGAAAAACTCCCAGTCGCCAACCTGACGGTACTCTTTGGCTTTAATCAGCAGGAAGGCGTCGAGCACCGAGGCGATCGAGATCAGCCCCCCACCGCACCCGGTAACGATCGCCACAGCCAGAATCACAAGCCCCTTGGCGGTCTGCCCCATCATGATCTGGCCGACGCCGGGGATTAAGAACGAGAGCACCAGCGCGATGATCTGATCGGTACTCAGCCCTCCCGGGTTGTTCTGGTTATTCTGCTGCTGGGGCAGATGATCCTGCGGCGGGCGATAGTCCTTAAAATTGCCCGCGGGCGGCGGCTGATGCGAAGGCGCAGCCCAGTCGTTTTGCGATTTATCCTGATTCTGATCGTTCATCGACTTCTCCTGCAAACATGCGCGTAAGAACAACGGGAAGACGCCAGGCCAGAACCCACGCCAACCGACCGTGGGTGTGACTCGAGTGATGCGGCGCTTATACGCTGCCGCATCGCACCTGTCTTTTACAAGTTGCAGCGTCCCGCATCAAAACGCGAGCGCCCTGGTATCGGCCGAGCCCACCAGCGCCTCGACCTCGTCGATCGCTTTGGGACACATCGCGGTGAGGTTCTCATAACCTTCGGCGGTGACCAGAATATCGTCTTCGATACGCACGCCGATGCCACGCAGCTCTTCGGGGGCATTCTCATCGTCGGCGGGCACATAGATACCCGGCTCAATGGTGAGCACCATGCCCGGCTCAAGGGGGCGAGAGGTGTCTTCGTCGAGCTTGTAGAGTCCAACGTCGTGGACGTCCATGCCCAGCCAGTGACCGATGCCGTGGGGGTAATACTTGCGGTAGGACTTCGACTCGAGGGTCTCTTCCAGGGTCTCCTTGACGATGCCCAGGTCGATCATCGCCTGCGCGAGCATCTTCGAGGCCTCCTCCTGAAGCGAATCATAGGGGAGTCCGGGCTTGATCATGGCGGTGGTCGCCTCCAGCACGTCGAGCACCGCCTGGTAGAGGCGTCGCTGCGGCTCGGAGAAGCGCCCGCTGGCCGGGAAGCTGCGGGTGATATCGCCGGCGTAGTAGCCGTACTCGCAGCCGGCGTCGATGAGCACCACATCGTCTTCACCGATGCGATCTTCGTTTTCGGTATAGTGCAAAATCGTGGCGTTATCGCCGCCGCCCACGATCGAGGCGTAGGCCGGACCGCTGCCCCCGCTGCGGCGGAAGTGGTATTCGATGAGCGCCTGAAGCTCGTACTCCATCATGCCCGGGCGGCAGTGCTTCATCGCCAGGATGTGCGCTTCTGCGGAGATCTCGCAGGCGCGGCGCAGGACGTTGAGCTCGGCCTCCCCTTTGATCAGACGTGCCTCAAAGAGCAGGTCGCGCGCATCGGCGATGGCCGCCGGCATCGCCAGGTGCTGGTTGCGGCGATGGCGCAAGGACTGCACCCAGCCGATCACCCGCTGATCAAAGGCCTGCTCCACGCCCAGGGTGTAATAGAGGGTCTGGCGGCCTTTCAGAAACTTCGGAAGCTCCTCATCGAGCTGACTCAGCCCGAAGGCGACATCCGCCCCGAAACGCGCCACGGCCCCCTCGGGGCCGGCGCGGCGGCCTTCCCACTGCTCCTTGCTCGGGTCACGATCGGGCACAAAGAGCCCGAACGCCCCCTCTTCGCGGCCCGGGGCCAGCACGAGCACCGACTCCGGCTCTCGAAATCCGCTCAGGTAGAGAAGATCGCTTGAGGGGCGGTAGGTGTACTCAGTGTCATTGGAGCGCTGGCGCATCGAGGGGCCCACCACGATCAGCACGCCCTCGGGGCCGATCTTCTCCATCAGTCGCGCGCGGCGCGCCTCAAAGACCTCTTGTTCGATCATGACCATCGTTGCCTCATTGCGTTTTCTGTGATTTTGGCATCCGAACTCAGGCGGCATCCTGCCACCCTGCGGGGCATCTGTCGAACCCTGCGCACCAGGTGCCCTGTCGCCGAGCGCCACGATGTGCGCTGGCCGGCGCGGTGACGCGCCACCGGGCGGTCTTCGCCCTTTGCCGCAGGCCCCCTTCCTTTGCTACACCCACTGCAGATGATGGCTTTCCTTCCCCTTCCGACAGGAGCACCCATGGCCCCGACCGACCCCTCCGACACTCTGGCAACGACGCTGCAAACCTGGCTTGAAGTCGACTCCACCAGCGGCGAAGAGAAGGCGTTTCTGGAGCTTCTGGAGGCCGAGCTGAAAGAGGCCGGCTTCAGCCGCATCGATCGCCAGGATGTCGCCCCGGGGCGCTACAACCTGCTGGCGCGTACCGAGCGGCCGGCGCGCCTGCTCTACTCCACCCACGTCGATACGGTTCCCCCCTTTTTACCGGTTCGACGCGAGGGCGACCGCATCTTCGGACGCGGAGCCTGCGACACCAAGGGCGGGCTTCTGGCGATGCTTCAGGCCGCAAAGCGCCTGCTGGCCGCCGGAGAGCGCGACCTGGGATTCTTGTTGGTGGTCGGCGAAGAGGTGGACCATTGCGGCGCAAAGAAAAGCGTGGCGTTGAGCCACCTGAAGGAAGAGGGGCTTGAGCGCATCATCCTCTGCGAGCCCACCATCAACCGGGTGGTCGCCGCGCAAAAAGGCATGCTCAAATTCACCCTGAAGACCGAGGGCGTGGCCGGCCATTCGGCCTTTGTGGACCGGGGCACCTCGGCGATCAACAAACTCCTCGATGTGCTTGAGCGCATGCGCCAGCACGACTGGCCCACGGACACCATTCTGGGGCCGACGACGCTGAACATCGGCACCATTGAGGGGGGTGTGGCGGCCAACGTCTTTGCGCCCTCGGCGCAGGCGCAGGTTCTGATGCGCGCCGTCAGCCCGATCGCGCCGCTGCTCCAGAGGGTTGAGGCACTGGCCGGCGAGGAGGCGCGGGTGGAGGGGGCGGTTTACAACGACCCGGTCTTCTTCGATCCGCCCGAGGGTTACGAGGTGGCGACGGTGCCTTTCAACACCGACGCGACCTACGTCAGCGAGCTTGCGCCGGTATGGCTTGTGGGTCCGGGCGATATTCGCGTGGCCCACGCCGACCACGAGCATATTGATGTGAGCGATCTTCAGGCGGGCATCGACCTCTACACCGAGCTCGGCACTCTGGCGCTCCGAACGCAACGCTGAGATGCCCCCGCGCGCAGCGCGGACGACGCGCAGCGCCCCTGTGGCCGCGTCGCCCCCGAGGGCGCGCCGAGCAAACCCGATCGCTGGACATTTCAATAAAGGTGTACAAGTTCGCTTCCGACGGAAATTGACCGGGTACATTCACGTACCCGACCTCTTCGCCAACGCGGTCCATCCCACGTCGATCGTAGCACCCGACAGGAGCTTCTTTGGGACGCCGCCCCGAGCGTTTCTCGCCAGGAGGACTCATGACACGTACACAGCACACAGAGCATACCCGGGTCGTCTTCGACGCACTCGACTCGCTGGCCGGCTTCGGCACCGGCACCCCCACCATCACCGCCGAGCAGAGCCCCCACGCCGCGCTGCAGGCGCTTCTTCCGGCGCTCGCCACGCTCAGCCCTCAAAAGGCCCCCAGGCCCACCTTTGAGCGCCGCGGCGAGGCCAAATTCTTTCTCGATCACTTCGCGCTGGGCGAGGAGGTGGCGGTGGTGCCCCTGTGGCATATTGAGCACCACGATCTGCACGCCAGTGCGATCGTAGGCTGGACCTACGCCCGACACCTCTGCTAACGCCGGGTGACCGGAAGACGTCTTAAGGCGCCCGGGGCCCTCCCCGGGCGCTTCTCTGCACAAGCGCTACCCCCCTGCCTGTGAGATCATCCTATGGCCCTGCTCGAAACCCAGGCCCCCGCGCTCGGCACCCCCGCTCCTGACTTTGCGCTCCCCGACACCGAGGGGGTCACTCGCCGCCTCGACGACTTCGCCTCCAGCCCGGTGCTCGTGGTGATGTTCATCTGCAACCACTGCCCCTATGTCAAAGCGGTGTTCGACCGGCTGGTCGCCCTCCCCGACGACTTCCCCGAGGGCAACGTGGCCTTTGTGGCCATCAGCGCCAACGACGCCGAGCGCTACCCCCAGGACGGCCCCGACGCCATGGCGGAGCTTGCCCGCGAGAGGCGTTTCCCCTTCCCCTACCTCTACGATGAAACCCAGGAGGTCGCCCGGGCCTACGGCGCGGTGTGCACGCCGGACTTTTTTGTGTACGACCACAATCGCCAGCTGGCCTACTGCGGCCGCCTGGACGATAACTGGAAAGATCCCCACGCGGTAAAACGTCGCGAACTTCACGACGCGATCGCCGCGCTGCTTGACGGAAGCCGTCCCGTCGAGGAACAACACCCCTCGATGGGTTGTAGCATCAAGTGGAAACCCTGAGCGCCCCGACACCGGGCGCCTCTGACGACGCCAGAAGCAGAAGCCGATGTCGCCGGATGCGATAACGAGCGTGACGCAGGCAAGGCGCAAAACTTCAGGCGGTGCTTTCGCATCGACGAGACTTTGCAACGCTGCACGCGCTACCCTCGATGCAGCAGACGCGGCGTCAACACTGGCTCACGGCGTAAAATAAGGCCAATAGACCCGGGCTTTCGATGTTCGGCATCTCCTTTCCAGAATTAATGATCATCGCCGCACTTGTGTTGGTGGTGGCCGGTCCCGAGAAGTTGCCGGAGTTCGCGCGCTGGGCCGGTAAAGGCATGCGCGAGCTGCGCAAGGCCTCCAACACCCTGCGCGACGCGTTGATGATCGACGATCTCGACCTCGACAAACCCAGAAAACGCATCACGTCCAGCGCACCTGCGGCCAGCTCAGCTCCCTCCTCATCGGCGGTATCAGATGGCGCCGAGTCGCCCTCACCCGCTGCCGATGCCGCGCCCACCACGCGAGTCTCCACCGCCTCGGCGCCGCGGGATCGCTACCCCAGCGCGGAGCCCTCCGGCCTGGACCAGCTCGATGAGGCCGACTTCGATCGCCTGCTCGAGCAGCAGTACCTGCTGCATCATAACCAACTCAAAGCTGTGGCGCTCACCCCGGCGCTCCCCACCTCCGAGATCCACGCGGTGAGCCTGAGCGCTTCACGTAGCGCGGCGGAGTCCGACACGATGACGCGACACCCTGTGGCGCTGGTCGCCTCTCAGGCTCCGGAGCCGATGCGATGAGCCCGAACCACGATGTTGAGCCCCGCTCGGAGGCCTCCGCCGAGAGCCTGCAGGAGATGCGCATGAGCTTTATGGCGCACCTTGTAGAGCTGCGCCGGCGCTTTCTCTACAGCTTCATCGCGATGGTCATCGCGTTTCTGATCTGCTGGGGCTTTGCCGCCGAGATCTTCGACTTCTTACTGCAACCCCTGATCAAAGCCGCCCCCGAAGGGGAGCTGGCCAACATGCATAACACCGATCTGGCAGAGCCCTTCTTCACCCTGCTCAAGACGGCGCTTCTGGCCGCGGTCTTTCTGGCCTCTCCGGCGATCATCTACAACGTCTGGAAGTTCGTCGCCCCGGGGCTCTACCCCGACGAAAAACGCGCAGCCGTGCCCTTTGTGGCCGGCGCGACCCTCTTCTTTTTGCTGGGCGCGAGCTTTTGTTATTACGTGGTCATTCCCTTCGGCTACGCCTTCTTGCTGGGCTTCTCGCTGGAGGTCTCCAACCCGACCTTGATGATCAAAGACTACTTCGCGCTCACCACCAAGCTCCTGCTGGGCTTCGGGATGGTCTTTGAGCTTCCGGTGGTCACCTCCCTGCTCTCGGCGGTGGGGGTGCTGACCCATCGCCACCTGCTGCAGCACTGGCGCATCGCGGTGGTAGCCGCCTTTATCATCGCCGCCATTCTCACCCCCCCCGACGTGGTCACGCAGCTGATGCTGGCCGCTCCGCTGATGCTCCTCTACGGCATCTCCATCGCGGTGGCCTACGTCATCACGAAACGTCGTGAGCGCCGCATTGCAAAAGAGCTGGCCGAGTTATCCTGACCCGGTGACATCTCGCCGGAAGAAGAAGCCGACCTGAAAAGGTCGGTTTTTTTGTGCCCGAGAGAGCAAAACCAGCCCCCCGCTCGCGATAACAACATCAGGACGCCTGGATACTTCAACCGGCTTCGGAGGGGGCTATGCCTGATTGCACGCAGATGACTTGCCAGATCGTCGATGCTTTACGTGGCTACGGCGAGCGTTGTCCCCGCCTGGGTCGTCGTCGCGGGCACCATCCGGGCGAGTTCTGGCTGACGTTTCTCCTGATAGGGGTGGTGATCTTCAGCGGCTGCGAGAGCGCCAACGCCAGCGAGTCGGGCCGTACCTACCGCCCGCTCCACGCGAGCTGCCCCACCCCACCGAGCGCCTCCGGCGACGCCCTGCAACCAGCGATCTTTTTCGATGATGAGGAGACGGGTCGAGACGACCTCAGCGACACGGAGAGCGAGGAGCTCGATTCCGTCGACGGCATGCTCGCGCTGAGTGACATCGACGATGGTGAGCCGCGGCTCTTCGAGCACGGCATCGACGATGGCGCTCCGCTCGTCGAGAGCGCGGAGCATGAGCTACGTGTGTTCTCCAGTGATTCGCTCGTCCCACTCATGTCGAAGGAGCCTTCCGATGATCTTCTCCACGAGCTCCACGCCCTTGACATCGTAGAGCTCGATACGCACTCAGCGCCCGATCCCCACGCCCACCACCCGCGCGCCGAACCCGCGTCTGACCCCGGCCCCACGACGCCCACCGCACAGAGCGAACACGCGGCCGAAGACGACGATCCCGCCGCGTCCGCCCCATCACCCGGGCTTGCCGAAGCGCCAGCGCCGATCACAAAGGTCAACATCAACACCGCCACCGAGGCCGAGCTCACCTCCATCCGCGGCATCGGCCCCGCACTGGCCGGGCGCATCCTCGACTACCGCAGCCAGCGGCCCTTCACTCGCCTGAGTCACCTCAAACGTGTCAAAGGCATCGGCCCGGCTACCTACCGGCGACTTCTGCCTCATATCACTCTGGAAGACCTGGCGAACGCGCCGGAGTCGAACGCGCAGAATTGACGACTGCCCCCAACTCCAGCGATAGTACTTCGTATGGTGGAGACCTTTGAGATCCTCGAAAAACTGGGCGAAGGCGGTATGGGGGAAGTCTTTCGGGCCCGCAACCGCGCCACCGGTGTCGAGGTCGCGATCAAGGTGCTGCGCGCAAACTTCGCCACCGAGACGCGCTACCGTGAGAGCTTCAACCGGGAGGTGCGCGCGATCGCCACGCTCAACCACCCGGCGATTGTCAAAGTCCTCGATTACGGCACGACCACCGAAGACTGCAAAGCGGCGCTGCCAGACGCCCCGCCCGGCTCACTGTGGCTGGCCATGGAGCTGGCTCACGGCGCGCTGGAAGACGCCCCTCTGCCGCCGGACTGGACGAGCCTGCGCCGCCTGCTCCTGGAGGTGCTCGACGCGCTGGCCCACTCCCACGCCCGGGGCATCATTCACCGCGACCTGAAACCGGCCAATGTGCTCTGGACGCCCGATGAGGCCGGCCACGCCCGCTGGATGCTCTCCGACTACGGCATTGCGCACATTCAGGATCCCTCGTTTTCCAGCCAGACCTCCGACATTCACTCGCGGGCCGCCGGCACCCCGACGTTTATGGCCCCGGAGCAGCTTCACGGCCACTGGCGCGACTACGGTCCCTGGACCGATCTTTATGCGCTGGGATGCATGAGCTACCTGCTCAGCAGCGGCCGGGCGCCTTTTGAGGGCGATTCCCTGATGGCCATTGCGATGCAGCACCTCACCGCCGAGGTGCCGCCGCTGCAAGCTCGCATCGCTCTTCCCGATGGTTTTGAGAACTGGGTCAGACGTCTGCTCTCCCGCGATATCTCCCGGCGCTACCGCCGCGCGGCCGACGCCGCCCGCGGGCTGCTTTTGCTCGGCGAGCCCGAGCCCACATCCGATGCACCGGCGACCGAGACGATGGTGGAGGCGTCCACCCTTTCCCACGCGCCCACCCTGGCCTTCTACCGCGACTCCGAGACACTCGACGCCGTCGAGCTCCCCGCGCTTGCCATCAAGACCGCCCTGCTCGATACCCATCAGCTCGAAGCGATGGCGCACCACGACCGCGTTGAAACCAGCCCGAAGCCGGCCCCCAGCGGCCCGCAACGCCCGGTGCGCATCGCCCGCAGCGTCGCCCCGCCGCCGGACTGGCGCGCCCCGGAACTTCCCCAGCTCAGCGAGCTCACCCTGGGCCTGGGCAAGGGCCTCTTCGGCATCCGCGACGCCCGCTTTATCGGTCGCCAGGAGGAACGCGACCTGCTCTGGCACCAACTTCGTCGGGTGCACAGTGAGAGCAAAACCCGGGTGGTCCTGCTGCGCGGCGACGCCGGCATGGGCAAAACACGCCAGATGCACTGGCTGGCCACCCGCGCCGAAGAGCTCGGTGTGGCCACTGCGCTGCGCGCCACCCACAGCCCGATCATGGGTCCACATGACGGCCTGCCCCGCGCCCTGCAGACCTTCTTCGGGGCCACCGGGCTCTCTGGCGAGAAGACCGCGCGGCGGCTCGACCACGCCCTGCAAACTCACTGGGAGCTCGCGCCAGCGCCTCACCTCTGCCAGGGCCTGGCCAGCTGGATTGCCCCCGACGCCGAGAGGCCCCCCTCGCTGACCTCCCCGCTGGAGCGCTACGCCCTGCTCGAAGAGGTCGTTCACCTCATCGGCGCGGAGCGCCCGATCATCCTCGGTCTTGATGATGTGCAATGGGGCCAGGAGGCCCTGGGCTTTGCGCTGCACGCGCTCAACACCCGCGACGAGAAGAACCTCCCCCTGCTCATCATCGCTACGGTGCGCCCCGAGGGCCTTGATGAGCGCCTGGCCGAGCGCCAGCTCCTCGATCTTCTCATCGCCCACGAGCACTGTGAGACCCTCGATTTGCAAGCGCTGGACGCTTCCCACCAGCGCCAACTGGTGCGCGATCTTCTGGGCCTGGAAGACACACTCGTTCGCCAGATCTGTGGTCGTACCGCCGGCAACCCCCTCTTCGCGGTGCAGCTCATTGAGGATTGGGTGCACACCGGCGCGCTGCAATCCTCGCCCTACGGCTATGTGCTGCGCCAGGGAGCGCCTTTTGACGACACTCTACATGCGCTTTTAACCCGACGCATCGACGCGCTGATTGAGAGCCGCCCCGATCCGCAGGCGGCACGCTGGGCACTGGAGGTCGCCGCGGCGCTGGGCATCGACATCGACCAGCAAGAGTGGCAGCTCATGTGCGATGACCTCGATATTCCTCCCGATCCGGGGCTTCTCGACGAGCTTTTAGTTCGCGCGATGGCCGGGCTGCGACCGCGGGGATGGCATTTTCGCCTGCCCCTTTACCGTGATGTCATCGAGAGCATCAGCGCCACAACGCCGCGCTGGCGTCGTATTCACCACTGCGCAGCCTCCGTGCTTACCGGCGTCTCCCATGGCTCAACCTCGCTTGCGGAGCGCCGCGCCCGCCATCTCCTGGCGGCCGAGGCCTTTGAGGAAGCCCTCCCGCTTTTGTGGCAGGCCAACCAGCATCATATCCTGCGCAGCGCCTATCTGCCCTCCCTGGCGATCCTGGAGCGCATCGAC is from Lujinxingia sediminis and encodes:
- a CDS encoding ComEA family DNA-binding protein; the protein is MPDCTQMTCQIVDALRGYGERCPRLGRRRGHHPGEFWLTFLLIGVVIFSGCESANASESGRTYRPLHASCPTPPSASGDALQPAIFFDDEETGRDDLSDTESEELDSVDGMLALSDIDDGEPRLFEHGIDDGAPLVESAEHELRVFSSDSLVPLMSKEPSDDLLHELHALDIVELDTHSAPDPHAHHPRAEPASDPGPTTPTAQSEHAAEDDDPAASAPSPGLAEAPAPITKVNINTATEAELTSIRGIGPALAGRILDYRSQRPFTRLSHLKRVKGIGPATYRRLLPHITLEDLANAPESNAQN
- a CDS encoding aminopeptidase P N-terminal domain-containing protein gives rise to the protein MVMIEQEVFEARRARLMEKIGPEGVLIVVGPSMRQRSNDTEYTYRPSSDLLYLSGFREPESVLVLAPGREEGAFGLFVPDRDPSKEQWEGRRAGPEGAVARFGADVAFGLSQLDEELPKFLKGRQTLYYTLGVEQAFDQRVIGWVQSLRHRRNQHLAMPAAIADARDLLFEARLIKGEAELNVLRRACEISAEAHILAMKHCRPGMMEYELQALIEYHFRRSGGSGPAYASIVGGGDNATILHYTENEDRIGEDDVVLIDAGCEYGYYAGDITRSFPASGRFSEPQRRLYQAVLDVLEATTAMIKPGLPYDSLQEEASKMLAQAMIDLGIVKETLEETLESKSYRKYYPHGIGHWLGMDVHDVGLYKLDEDTSRPLEPGMVLTIEPGIYVPADDENAPEELRGIGVRIEDDILVTAEGYENLTAMCPKAIDEVEALVGSADTRALAF
- a CDS encoding Sec-independent protein translocase subunit TatA/TatB gives rise to the protein MFGISFPELMIIAALVLVVAGPEKLPEFARWAGKGMRELRKASNTLRDALMIDDLDLDKPRKRITSSAPAASSAPSSSAVSDGAESPSPAADAAPTTRVSTASAPRDRYPSAEPSGLDQLDEADFDRLLEQQYLLHHNQLKAVALTPALPTSEIHAVSLSASRSAAESDTMTRHPVALVASQAPEPMR
- the tatC gene encoding twin-arginine translocase subunit TatC, with amino-acid sequence MSPNHDVEPRSEASAESLQEMRMSFMAHLVELRRRFLYSFIAMVIAFLICWGFAAEIFDFLLQPLIKAAPEGELANMHNTDLAEPFFTLLKTALLAAVFLASPAIIYNVWKFVAPGLYPDEKRAAVPFVAGATLFFLLGASFCYYVVIPFGYAFLLGFSLEVSNPTLMIKDYFALTTKLLLGFGMVFELPVVTSLLSAVGVLTHRHLLQHWRIAVVAAFIIAAILTPPDVVTQLMLAAPLMLLYGISIAVAYVITKRRERRIAKELAELS
- a CDS encoding thioredoxin family protein, with the translated sequence MALLETQAPALGTPAPDFALPDTEGVTRRLDDFASSPVLVVMFICNHCPYVKAVFDRLVALPDDFPEGNVAFVAISANDAERYPQDGPDAMAELARERRFPFPYLYDETQEVARAYGAVCTPDFFVYDHNRQLAYCGRLDDNWKDPHAVKRRELHDAIAALLDGSRPVEEQHPSMGCSIKWKP
- a CDS encoding M20/M25/M40 family metallo-hydrolase — encoded protein: MAPTDPSDTLATTLQTWLEVDSTSGEEKAFLELLEAELKEAGFSRIDRQDVAPGRYNLLARTERPARLLYSTHVDTVPPFLPVRREGDRIFGRGACDTKGGLLAMLQAAKRLLAAGERDLGFLLVVGEEVDHCGAKKSVALSHLKEEGLERIILCEPTINRVVAAQKGMLKFTLKTEGVAGHSAFVDRGTSAINKLLDVLERMRQHDWPTDTILGPTTLNIGTIEGGVAANVFAPSAQAQVLMRAVSPIAPLLQRVEALAGEEARVEGAVYNDPVFFDPPEGYEVATVPFNTDATYVSELAPVWLVGPGDIRVAHADHEHIDVSDLQAGIDLYTELGTLALRTQR
- a CDS encoding serine/threonine-protein kinase PknK; its protein translation is MVETFEILEKLGEGGMGEVFRARNRATGVEVAIKVLRANFATETRYRESFNREVRAIATLNHPAIVKVLDYGTTTEDCKAALPDAPPGSLWLAMELAHGALEDAPLPPDWTSLRRLLLEVLDALAHSHARGIIHRDLKPANVLWTPDEAGHARWMLSDYGIAHIQDPSFSSQTSDIHSRAAGTPTFMAPEQLHGHWRDYGPWTDLYALGCMSYLLSSGRAPFEGDSLMAIAMQHLTAEVPPLQARIALPDGFENWVRRLLSRDISRRYRRAADAARGLLLLGEPEPTSDAPATETMVEASTLSHAPTLAFYRDSETLDAVELPALAIKTALLDTHQLEAMAHHDRVETSPKPAPSGPQRPVRIARSVAPPPDWRAPELPQLSELTLGLGKGLFGIRDARFIGRQEERDLLWHQLRRVHSESKTRVVLLRGDAGMGKTRQMHWLATRAEELGVATALRATHSPIMGPHDGLPRALQTFFGATGLSGEKTARRLDHALQTHWELAPAPHLCQGLASWIAPDAERPPSLTSPLERYALLEEVVHLIGAERPIILGLDDVQWGQEALGFALHALNTRDEKNLPLLIIATVRPEGLDERLAERQLLDLLIAHEHCETLDLQALDASHQRQLVRDLLGLEDTLVRQICGRTAGNPLFAVQLIEDWVHTGALQSSPYGYVLRQGAPFDDTLHALLTRRIDALIESRPDPQAARWALEVAAALGIDIDQQEWQLMCDDLDIPPDPGLLDELLVRAMAGLRPRGWHFRLPLYRDVIESISATTPRWRRIHHCAASVLTGVSHGSTSLAERRARHLLAAEAFEEALPLLWQANQHHILRSAYLPSLAILERIDRCHDALRLEANHPERAHAWIARAEAERYMGAFRSARDLLDRALALGESLPAAYRADAHRVLANIENFSNQPDLALTHYRRALDLFHRVNDDRGTARCLHGLGWILAGLGDISAARQAFVDGHHIAERSGELLEAAWCTHGIAETHIRTWDARGLPFAQRAHKLFEAAGSRSGLALSLRTLGDFARYHGDLSQARQHYRQARHLAHSIGHVLASLTDSLLGFCDLEEGNYAEAERRFAAFETSPQNLMFPLYRPIGAIGSLVVAARHDDLCGVDTHLNALQTTLDARTPMARDFSVFLEQAAELLLSRQRVERAAHALELSALCVERVAPARAEALRARRSELLDSAPAG